One window of Oscillibacter hominis genomic DNA carries:
- a CDS encoding amidoligase family protein has translation MTGMKDQYFGVEVEMTGITREQAAQALADYFGTIPQYKGGVYDAWVVKDTENKEWKLMSDGSIRAERKTLHGYEQTNNRQYKVEMVSPKLTYAELPKFQECVRQIRHAGAKVNSSCGLHIHVDAANHNRQSLKNLLSIMYAKEDILFKALQVNEARAARWCQKVREPMLRQARTLSAEETKDLTQLESIWYEGEVSAGEHYNWTRYYALNLHSVFYRGTVEWRCFNSTLHAGRAAAYINLCLAMSAQAIAQRSTVMRKTHSDNELFTFRVWLVRLGLNGPEFKNTRDHLLANLDGDRAWRYDKDSYEVNKKKKKNREMER, from the coding sequence GTGACCGGGATGAAGGACCAGTATTTCGGCGTCGAGGTGGAGATGACCGGCATCACCCGTGAACAGGCCGCGCAGGCGCTGGCAGATTATTTCGGAACGATCCCACAGTACAAAGGTGGGGTTTATGATGCATGGGTCGTCAAAGACACAGAAAACAAAGAGTGGAAACTGATGAGTGACGGAAGCATCCGTGCAGAGCGAAAGACATTGCATGGCTACGAACAAACAAATAACAGGCAATATAAAGTGGAGATGGTTTCGCCCAAACTGACCTATGCGGAGCTGCCAAAGTTCCAAGAGTGTGTGCGGCAGATCCGGCATGCGGGGGCAAAGGTCAACAGTTCCTGCGGCCTGCACATCCATGTGGACGCGGCCAACCACAACCGCCAGAGCTTGAAAAACCTCCTGAGCATCATGTACGCCAAAGAGGACATTTTGTTCAAGGCCCTGCAGGTGAATGAGGCCCGTGCCGCCCGCTGGTGCCAAAAGGTGCGGGAACCCATGCTGCGGCAGGCCCGCACCCTCTCCGCTGAGGAAACCAAGGATCTGACACAGCTGGAGAGCATTTGGTATGAAGGGGAGGTCAGCGCAGGAGAGCATTACAACTGGACACGCTATTATGCCTTAAACCTGCACTCGGTGTTCTATCGCGGCACGGTGGAGTGGCGCTGTTTCAACTCCACCCTCCATGCAGGCCGTGCCGCGGCGTACATCAACCTGTGCCTCGCCATGTCGGCCCAGGCCATAGCCCAGCGCAGCACTGTCATGCGGAAAACCCACAGCGACAATGAACTATTCACTTTCCGTGTATGGCTGGTGCGCCTGGGCCTCAACGGGCCGGAGTTTAAGAACACCCGCGACCATCTGCTGGCCAACTTAGATGGTGACCGTGCCTGGCGCTACGACAAGGACAGTTACGAAGTCAACAAAAAGAAGAAAAAGAACCGAGAGATGGAGAGGTGA
- a CDS encoding gamma-glutamylcyclotransferase family protein — protein MAERLYFAYGSNINLEQMAVRCPAAQVVGPAVLDGYELLFRGNRRGTGVATIEPLPGSQVHGLLWKLTPECERSLDVYEGYPRLYEKENITVRTGDGKDVVVMAYIMTGELWRDPTIPSPAYYGGILEGYRQNGLPVPELEAALKNVHDEVRQARHFERMQEMDLFFGEKPGRKKGHHER, from the coding sequence ATGGCGGAACGGTTGTATTTTGCCTATGGCAGCAATATCAATCTGGAGCAGATGGCTGTCCGCTGTCCCGCCGCTCAAGTGGTTGGACCTGCGGTGCTGGATGGCTATGAACTGCTGTTCCGCGGCAACCGGCGCGGAACCGGCGTCGCTACCATCGAGCCTTTGCCTGGCAGCCAGGTCCACGGCCTTCTGTGGAAGCTGACGCCGGAGTGTGAGCGATCCTTGGACGTCTATGAGGGATACCCGCGCCTGTATGAGAAAGAGAATATCACGGTCCGCACCGGGGACGGCAAAGACGTGGTCGTCATGGCCTACATCATGACAGGGGAACTATGGCGGGATCCCACTATCCCTTCTCCCGCCTACTATGGCGGCATTCTGGAGGGATACCGCCAAAACGGCCTGCCGGTGCCGGAACTGGAGGCCGCGCTGAAAAATGTGCACGACGAGGTGCGGCAGGCCCGGCACTTTGAGCGCATGCAGGAAATGGACCTGTTTTTCGGCGAAAAGCCAGGCAGGAAGAAGGGCCACCATGAGCGATAA